GTTTCCACTATCAATCTGCTGGATCCAAAACTCCAGGAGATCCGTGTAGTCCACGAGGTTGAGGACGGCTTTTCGGTCGGCATAGGCCCTGACCTCAGGGCTCGCCCCCATGTCCTCCCGTCTTTCCCTGGCCAGGCTCAGTTCCTGCCACAGAACCTTGCGCTCCCGCCGTCCGAGTTCCGGATTGGCCAAGGCGAAGGTCCGCCTTGCGTCCTCTTCTCCAAGCAGAACCGGTGCCTGACCGAGAAGTTCCGACCATACTCCGAAGGCCAGGGCGTGAACCGTGTCTGCCTTCAAAGCTTCTGTCTTAGGACCCACTGCCGCCAGACGATCCCGAAGCTCGCCGGCTGCCCTTCGGGTGAAGGTCAAAACAAGCATGCCCTCAGGGTTCTGCCCCGCCTCAAGAAGATGCCGGACCCGATGGACGAGAGTGAAGGTCTTGCCCGTTCCAGGGCCAGCCAGAACCAGTACTGGCCCCGGTCCGGCCTTTACGGCTCTGATCTGGTCTTCGTCGGGTTCGGCCTTCAATATGGGAAGGCCTCCGGGGCCGGGGTCCGGAAGTCCGACGTCGGTTTCTTCAACCACTTTCCGGGTCCTTTTCGGTCCTGGAATCAGTCCGGGCAACCGCCGACCTTTGAGAAATACCTCCCGCTCCTGGGGCGTGAAGGCTGAGATGACCCCATATTCGCCGTCAAAACCCGGCTTTCGATGGACCTCGCCGGCTCGCATCCGGCGAACGGCCTCGGCCAGAAGCGGTGACGCCGTCCGGATGTCCTCCGGCGGTACCCGACGAAGAATGTCCATTTCGGAACCAAATCCGGCCACGAGATCCAGGTACTGGGCCCGGACCTTCTTGGATTTGGGCCCCACCCCAAGGGTCTCGGCCACTAGCTCCGGGAGGGGGATGAGTGACACGAAACCCGGATGACCCTCGGGTCTGCGGGGCGCGGAACGATCAGCCAATTCCTGGACCCGGCTCAAGACTCCCACGGTCAGCGGGCCGCCGCAAACCGGACACAGCCCGGCCCGCTGCCTGGTTTGTCTCGGTTCAAGGACCACGTTGCACTTCCGGTGACCGTCGAGATGATACTTCCCCTCCTCGGGAAAAAACTCCACCGTGCCCCTGAACTCCGTGGCCGAAGTCAGCCCCTTCAATGCCCGAAAAATGCCGTGGTAGTCCATTTCCCCGGCGAAAATATTCACCTCGCGTCCGAGATTCTCGCCGCTGTGGGCGTCGGAGTTGGAGATGAGCCGAAATCGGTCCAGGGCGCTCAGTAGCCAGTTCATGTCCGGATCCGAGGACAGCCCAGTCTCAAGAGCGAAAATCTCTCCGGCAAGATCTCCGAAGCAGTCTTCAATGCGATCGAATCCCGATTTGGACCCGAACAGGGAAAACCAAGGCGTCCAGACATGGGCCGGAATGAGACAGGCCCCTGGATCTGTCTCTAAGACCATCTCCAGAAGATCATGGGAATCGAGCCCGAGAATGGGCCGACCGTCCGAGGCAAGATTGCCGACCTGTTCCAAACGGCGGTTGAATCGCTCGGCGCTGTCAACACTTGGCATGAACACGAGGTTGTGAACCTTGCGGACTTTGCCCAACCGCTTGTAGATTAAGCTGATCTCGGTACCCAAAATGAATTTTGTCCGACAGGGCAGCCTTGCCGGCGCCCCGGGGATCTCCTTCCCCAGGGCTCCACTCTCCTTGAGACGGAAGATTCCGCCTTCCTCGGGCACCAGCTCCTCGCGGATGGCTGAAAACCAAGCAGGATGGGTGAAATCCCCGGTGGCCAGGAGGTCGATGCCCTTGAGACTTCCCCAGGCAGCCAGGTTCCTGAAGGTCAGCTTCTTGCTCGTGGCCCTGGAGAACCGCGAGTGGATATGCAGATCGGCCAGAAAAACACGCATGTTGGTTCCGTTCTCCGTCAAATACATGGCGGCCTACCAGCCGCCT
This sequence is a window from Deltaproteobacteria bacterium. Protein-coding genes within it:
- a CDS encoding DNA helicase UvrD, which gives rise to MRVFLADLHIHSRFSRATSKKLTFRNLAAWGSLKGIDLLATGDFTHPAWFSAIREELVPEEGGIFRLKESGALGKEIPGAPARLPCRTKFILGTEISLIYKRLGKVRKVHNLVFMPSVDSAERFNRRLEQVGNLASDGRPILGLDSHDLLEMVLETDPGACLIPAHVWTPWFSLFGSKSGFDRIEDCFGDLAGEIFALETGLSSDPDMNWLLSALDRFRLISNSDAHSGENLGREVNIFAGEMDYHGIFRALKGLTSATEFRGTVEFFPEEGKYHLDGHRKCNVVLEPRQTRQRAGLCPVCGGPLTVGVLSRVQELADRSAPRRPEGHPGFVSLIPLPELVAETLGVGPKSKKVRAQYLDLVAGFGSEMDILRRVPPEDIRTASPLLAEAVRRMRAGEVHRKPGFDGEYGVISAFTPQEREVFLKGRRLPGLIPGPKRTRKVVEETDVGLPDPGPGGLPILKAEPDEDQIRAVKAGPGPVLVLAGPGTGKTFTLVHRVRHLLEAGQNPEGMLVLTFTRRAAGELRDRLAAVGPKTEALKADTVHALAFGVWSELLGQAPVLLGEEDARRTFALANPELGRRERKVLWQELSLARERREDMGASPEVRAYADRKAVLNLVDYTDLLEFWIQQIDSGNYTKRFDHVLVDEVQDMSRLQLELLQRLLASSGDGLFAIGDPRQSIYGFRGAEPEVDKTLRSFWPELETVSLSSSHRSGQTILDLGGALFPHGPRLRSARLQEDTGQAIMFTAVNAAQESAWIGEKILALLGGTAHWQADQNAGEGLGPGDIAVLVRLWQMVPSLRATLDKMGIPCSVPGTDLFFHDPRVAAIIDEGRRVLGLGGAEGEERQSQIESLCPDATVVAGPLVMADSLAGDPRFPDVFFKSRPFRDLAALYAERSGWAGVLREVALQSELEAVRQKSQKVQIMTLHAAKGLEFEAVFLPGLEDGLIPLADLEMLTGQKEAGADPKGGDVEEERRLFYVGLTRAANRLYLSRALERKLYGRAMRLPESRFLGELPENLVRLRKAKAHVQIRQKALKMDF